The DNA window TCTCTCAAAGGTCCGCAGTGGCTCATGCTAAGCAGATTTGACGCGGAAGCCGCTTTGAAAATATACGAAAACTCTGCTCATTATCTTGACTATACGAACTGTGCCGATGAGTTTTTCTTTCAAAATACAATAACTGAATCTTCTCTAAGATGTCCCGACAGGCAAAAATTGATTTATACCAAATGGACAAACAAAAATTCACCTGATTTTCTAAGTAGTAAAGATATTAAAAGTGCCTTCAGAAAAGGTTATTTATTAGCAAGGAAAGTGAAGCGATGATTTTGTTAATCTCGCTCTCAGGCATCTTATTTATGGTGTATGCGTTTCTTGAGAAGCAGCACATCTCAACTAAAGCCCTCGCGATAATATCGATAAGTTGCCTAGGTCTGGTCCTGCTCCTGCAGCCCATAACGGATGGGCAAGATTTCCTAAAATATTATAACTTAGTTAGCGGCAGGTCTGATGTCCAAAATGCAATCAATTTTTACTCATATGAAGTGCTATTCTGGGTGCCGCAATACTTTTTGGCGACGCAGGTTAGCGCTGAGGTTTGGCGGGACCTAAATGTAGTTCTTCTATTTATATTCCCCGTTCTATTTTTAAGAGCATGGCTGCCAGGTGGTATACACCGATTAGTGGTTTATTATGTTGTAGTGTGGTCGTTGCCTGGGTCATATTTGCTCTATGGTAATGCTCTTAGGCAGCATTTAATGGTTTTATTCTTGATAACGACATTTGCTTTAATTAGACGGTGGCCAATTTTTCTACCTCTATCTGTTCTTATACACAAATCAGCAATATTGCATGCCCCGCTATTAATGGCTTTGTTAAGGCCAAAGTTCGCTTTGATGTTAGGTTTAGCGCTCAGTGGTTTAACTATGTTTTTAGGGAAATACATTGTCGAAGAGGATACGGTTGATTTAGCTGTCTTAGCGAGCTACTGTTTCTTTTTTCTCGCTCTATCTATCGTGCTTAAGGATAAATTAGTCCTAATCCTTTTGTCAATAATGCTTATTTATGGCTATTCCTCACCTCTAATTTTAGAGAGATTGATTCTATCTTCTGGCCCGATTTTAGGTTATTACTTAGCAGTACATAGAAAAGTTTCCAATTTATTTTTGTTCTACATGTCTGGTTTAATGGTGGTAGTGAATGTCGCGTTGACCTTGTACCCCCCTGATTCAATTCTTACGTTGTATAGGAGTGTTCTTCCATGATTGTGTCGGTGTTAATGTCGATATACAAGGGTGATGATGTTTTGGCACTCAACGCATCGCTAGAGAGTATCGTCCAGTATTTGAGCTATGCCGATGAATTCGTAATTGTCGTTGATGGACCAGAAACCGACATGCATGTCCAGGCAGTTAAGTCCGTTTTGCCGGACGATAAACTAAAAATTGTACTGTTACCAAGTAATTTAGGCTTGGGTAGAGCGCTCAATGCTGGATTACAGCACTGTAGAGGTGACATTATTTGCAGGATGGATTCTGACGATATCTGCGTTAGTTCTCGTTTTTCTGGTTGCGTAGAGCTTTTCAGAGAAAACCCTAATTTGGCTGTAGTTGGAAGTAATATTTTGGAAGTTGACGAACAAGGCAGAGAGTACATTCGGAAAGTTCCGAATGATTTCGATGGTGTAAAACGGTTTTCGAGACGCAGGAACCCAATTAATCATGTTTCGGTGTGTTTTAGAAAGCATTTTGTCATGAGCGTTGGATCCTATAATCATTGCCCCTTTCATGAAGACTATGATTTATGGCTTCGGTTAATGCAAAGTGGTGTTGAGTTGAAAAATATTGATGATATTTGGGTTCGAGTCAGTGCTGGCAGTGGTCAAATTTCTCGAAGACGAGGTGTGAGTTATTTTTGGCACGAATTATTTTTCTTGAGAAAAAATATAAAGTGGTTTGGTTGCTATGCTATTCCATATTTGTTAGTAAGGCTGCCAGTTCGATTTATGCCTGCCAACGTTGTGACATATATCTACCGTCTATTGAGGAAGCGATGAAAATAAATATTTTGCATATTAGTAAGACAGGTGGGTCTTATTTAAAAAAGATGATAAAAAGTAACCCGGATTTGGATGATAAGTTCGTAATCTGGGATCATCATATTAAAGCTTCTGACTTAAAGGGCCAGCCATATCTCACTGTCTTACGTAATCCGGCTACAAGGTTCTTCAGTGCTTTTTATAGCAGAAGACGTATGGGGCAACCAAAATACTTTCGTCTGTGGAACATATACGAAATTGTCGTTTTTTACCACTATAAAACGCCTGAAATATTTGTCGAAAGCCTAATTAACGCGTCAATAGTCGCTAAGTTCTTATTTAAAAGAATAAGGCACATTAAAGACCATCAGGCTGATTGGTTAGATGATGCTGCTAACCTTCCCGTTACAGTGCTGAGGCAAGAATGTCTCGATTCTGATTTCTATAAATTTATGCACACACGCTTCCCAGAGGTTAATTTCGAATCTCGAGTACCAGAGCACTCAAATCAAATAGAGTATAATATTTCTGAGAGGCACGCCCAATTTCTGAATTGCAGATATGATAGGGATTTTAGACTATGGAAGGATTTAAACTAAAAATGCTTAGAAAATTAAAAGATTTGATATTTATGTTTAGACCTGAATTGTTTGAACCCGCCGAGTATTGGGAGGATCCGGAATACAAAGTTCTCTATCTAGTGACATCAAAATGTGCGTGTACAACAATAAAACATGCACTCTATCAGGGTTCTAAAAAAATGAAATTTGAAGGTCGTGACATTCATCGAGATGGAAAGGTAAAAGGTCAGTTTAGAAAAAATTCAGTGAGTTCCTTTGATAAAAAATATGATGATTATTTTAAGTTCACGGTGGTTCGTTCGCCCTCGAGTCGTCTTGTTTCGACTTATTTTAATAAATTTGTACCATATCAAAATGGTAAAAAGAGCATAATCGGATTTGAGTTTTATGGTTATCACAGGAGTGCGTTCTGGCCGGACATGAATTTTGAAGAGTACCTAGATGCAATTTCTAGTATCGATACGAGGTGGATGGATCGGCATATCGTGCCCTTAGACTATTACATAAATCAAAAAGCTAAGTTCAGCGGTCGAGTATTTAAAATGGGCGAGCTGGGGAAACTTTTTGACGCTTTATCTGAAATATATGGATGTCAATTAACAAACCCCAAAATTAACTCAAGTGAAAAACCGACGAGTGCACACGTTAGTCTTGCAGATCAGTTTGTTATAAACGATTCGCGGTTCGCTCGAGACCTGACTGAGTTTGGTTTGTGATCCCGTATATATTTCGAGCGCTATTTTTACTTTTGAATTTTGGGCTGATGTATCTTGTCTTAAAAGTGCCAGAGAACTTGGTGTTTTACCAGGCACTGGAGATTATTACTCTTAGTACTTTTTTTTCTTTGGCCTGTCAGTTTGGCTCGGGGAATCTCTTTAAAACTCTTAGATCCGGTCAATTAGGGCGTCGAGAAGTTGTTTATGCGTGTTACTTTAGCCTATTGCTTAATTTGGTTTTTAGTGGCACTTATTATGTTGTTTTTGAACAAGATGCTATGGTTACGGCCGCCGTCTTTAGTTTAACGCAACTTAATTTATCGTCCACTTTCGTCGGCCATTACTTTCGAGTTAATAATCGGTTTAACAGGTTCGTACTTTTTTCTTCTTGGGCTTCGCCCTTCTTTACCATAGCGTATATTTTACTGGAGGATTTAGGGCTAACAGTTTTTCTTATGGTTTTATTGACGTCTGGCGTTTTATTGACGGCGCATAGCCTGACACAGGTTAATGTAGATAAAAAGTTCCATATTAGGGAACGAGTATATCTGTTCGCTTCTCAAGTTATGATGGCTGGCGTTGCAGTATTTATAGTTGAAAATGCCTTAATTGTTGGGTCAGCTTATTTCTCAGCACATAACCTTCAGATCTTCATCAGATTACTGCAAAGTTCACCATCTATTCAATCGTTTATTGATATAAAAATGTGGAATAGGATTTCGAGTATTGCAGACGAGCGGGCCCATCGGATTAATAGTTTAGTCATTATGCACAGTGCGTACGGAATTTTATGGGGGTTTATTTTGTGCACTAATATTTCCCTTGGTGCGGTTCTGTTAGCGATTTGTCTAACCCTAATAATTTGCTTAGCCTTTTTAAACGTCGGTCTCACGTATCTATATCAATATACTTTTGTTAAACAGGTTATGTTTATTTGTCTCGGAGTAGCGGTGGCTTTTAGTGCCCTATGGGCTGGTGATGGCTCCACGGACGTAGCTTCGGTTTACAGATTTGGTGCGCTACTCTTTGCCCTCCTGTTATTCCGGTTTGCCCAGAAACGTCTACTTCTTTTGGGGAACGTAGACAATAAGTAAAAAAAGATAAGTAGGTCAACTAATAAGGAGGCGATAATGTTAAAGATTTTGGTGACAGGTGGCGCTGGATATATTGGGTCACACACTGCTGTTGAGTTATTAAAAATCGGTCATGATGTAGTAATATATGATAATTTTAGCAATAGTTCTAAAAAGTGTGTAGATAGTATTAGAGAAGTTATTTCGACTTGCGTGAGTGCTGGTGTGCTCTATTTAGTTGAAGGTGACGTGAGCGACGAGATTTCT is part of the SAR92 clade bacterium H455 genome and encodes:
- a CDS encoding glycosyltransferase, whose translation is MIVSVLMSIYKGDDVLALNASLESIVQYLSYADEFVIVVDGPETDMHVQAVKSVLPDDKLKIVLLPSNLGLGRALNAGLQHCRGDIICRMDSDDICVSSRFSGCVELFRENPNLAVVGSNILEVDEQGREYIRKVPNDFDGVKRFSRRRNPINHVSVCFRKHFVMSVGSYNHCPFHEDYDLWLRLMQSGVELKNIDDIWVRVSAGSGQISRRRGVSYFWHELFFLRKNIKWFGCYAIPYLLVRLPVRFMPANVVTYIYRLLRKR
- a CDS encoding sulfotransferase family protein, with the protein product MEGFKLKMLRKLKDLIFMFRPELFEPAEYWEDPEYKVLYLVTSKCACTTIKHALYQGSKKMKFEGRDIHRDGKVKGQFRKNSVSSFDKKYDDYFKFTVVRSPSSRLVSTYFNKFVPYQNGKKSIIGFEFYGYHRSAFWPDMNFEEYLDAISSIDTRWMDRHIVPLDYYINQKAKFSGRVFKMGELGKLFDALSEIYGCQLTNPKINSSEKPTSAHVSLADQFVINDSRFARDLTEFGL